The nucleotide sequence CACACACGCCGAGGGCGCCCTCTTCCGGTGAAGAGGGCGCCCTCGGCGCGTCATGCGATGCCGGCCCCTACTGCGCGCCGGGGCGCACCAGCCCGCTCTCGTACGCGTACACCGCCGCCTGCACCCGGTCGCGCAGGCCCAGCTTGGTCAGCACATGACCCACATGCGTCTTGACCGTGGTCTCGCTGACGAACAGATCGGCTGCGATCTCCGCGTTCGACAGACCCCGGGCCACCAGCTTCAGCACCTCGACCTCACGGTCGGTCAGCGTGTGCAGGGTGTCCGGCACCTGCTCGTCGCCCGACGGCAGATGCACCGCGTACTTGTCGAGAAGACGGCGCGTGATGCTCGGCGCCAGCATCGCCTCCCCGTTGGCCACCACCCGGATCGCCTGCACCAGCTCATTGGCCGGGGCGTCCTTGAGCAGGAACCCGCTGGCACCCGCCCGCAGCGCCTCCACCACGTACTCGTCCAGGTCGAACGTGGTCAGCACCAGCACCTTCGCCGGACCGTCCCGCCCGGGCCCGGTGATCTGCCGGGTCGCCTCCACCCCGTCCATCCGGGGCATACGGATGTCCATCAGGACCACGTCGGGCTGCAACGCCCGCACCTGCTCGAGCGCCTGCAGACCGTCACCGGCCTCCCCGACGACCGCGATGTCCTGCTCCGCCTCCAGAATCATCCGGAAGCCGGTACGCAGCAGAGGCTGGTCGTCGACCAATAGGACCCGGACGGCCACGAAAGTCTCCTTCGCTAGGGCCTGTCTTCTGGATCAGGCCGGCTTCGGGCCCCCGTGGCCCAGGCCTGATCCCACCGGACAGACCCTAGTCCGGGCCCATTCTGCCCTGTCCGTCGTCGGCCGACTCGGGCGACCTCACCTGCAGCGGATACGGCGGGGGAGTACCGCCGAACTCCGGACACACCGACCGGTGGTCGCACCAGCCGCACAGCTTGGTCGGCCGGGGCCGCCACTCACCGGTCTCCGTGGCCAGCCGGATCGCCTCCCACAGCGCGAGCAGCTTGCGCTCCACCCGCTCCAGGTCCGCGATCACCGGGTCGTACGTCAGGACGTCACCGCTGCCGAGATAGACGAGCTGCAGCCGGCGCGGCACGACCCGCTTCAGCCGCCACACCACCAGGGCGTAGAACTTCATCTGGAACAGCGCGCCCTCGGCGTACTCGGGGCGCGGCGCCTTGCCCGTCTTGTAGTCGACGATCCGCACCTCCCCGGTGGGCGCCACATCCACCCGGTCGATGATCCCGCGCAGCCTCAGCCCCGAGTCCAGCTCCGCCTCCACGAACAACTCCCGCTCGGCGGGCTCCAGGCGCGTCGGGTCCTCCAGCGTGAACCAGCGCTCCACCAACTGCTCGGCCTCGGCCAGCCAGCGAGCGAGCCGCTCACCCTCCGCGTCGTCCGCGAACAGCTCCACGACCTCCGGCCTGGTCTCCCGCAGCCGGTCCCACTGTCCCGGTACCAGCGACCTGGCCCGCGGCGCCGTCCGCTCGGCGGCCGGCGCGTCGAAGAGTCTCTCCAGCACCGCGTGCACCAGCGTGCCGCGCGTCGCCGCCTCGCTCGGCTTCTCGGGCAGCCGGTCGATCACCCGGAACCGGTACAGCAGCGGGCACTGCATGAAGTCGCTGGCGCGCGACGGCGACAGCGAGGCAGGCGGCGCGGCGGCCCGCACGGCAGGACGGCCGTCCTCGCCGCCCACGGGGACGGTGCCGGCTCCGTCGGTGCTCGTTTCCATGACCCCAGACCATACGGCCCACCACTGACAGTGACAGCCACGGGCCCGTACGACCGCCGACCGACACCCGCACGCCGACACCCGTGTGCCTTGTGCGACGTGGGGGAAAACAGAGGGGGTGCCGGGGCGGAACGCGCCCCGGTGACCGCATAGCATCGACCGTAGACCCTTCCGCCCGGCCACCGGGCGCGGAAGACGCTTCGAACGAGGGGACATCGTGGAGACGAGCGGCGGGAGCGGGCAGCCGCGGTCCGACAGCGACGAGGCGCCCGAGCGCGCACACCGCGACGCGACCGAGCCACCGGCGGAGAACGGCGCCCCCACCCCGGCCCCGGCCCACCCCACCCCCGACGAGCACATCCCCACCTCCGAAACCCCCCGCGCGACAGACACCCCCGAAGAGCCCGGCGACTCCGAAACACCGGGCGCCTCCAATTCCTCCGGCGACGCCGAGGAAGACGCCGAGGAACAGGACGCCACCGAGCAGCACGGCACCGCCGAGGTACCAGGCGCATCCAGGACCCCCGGCGGCCCCGAGTCCGCGACCCCATCAGAAACCCCCGCACACACGCAGTCCCCGGCCCCGGCGGACCGACCCCCGTCGACTGCCGCGGACGAACCGCCGACGAACTCGGCGGACAAGCCGTCCGCAGGCCCGGCGGACCAGGCCTCGCCGGACGCCGTGGACGAACCGTCGGCCGACTCGGCGAGCGAGCCCCCGGCGGACTCAGCGGCCCCGGCGGCCTCGGCCGACCTGGAGAAGGCGCCGGAGGACGAGCCGGAGCGCACAGCGGCTTTCGCGCGCCCCCACGCCCACTCGGACGCCGCACCCAAACCGCCCGGGCGCCCCAAGGACCCCGGCGGCGGCATCCTCATGGGCCGCCCCTTCGGCGTGCCCGTGTACGTCGCGCCCAGCTGGTTCCTCGTCGCCGCCCTGATCACCTGGGTCTTCGGCGGCCAGCTCGACCGCGTCCTGCCCGAACTCGGCGCCCTCCGCTACCTCGTCGCCCTGTTCTTCGCGGTCGCCTTCTACGCCTCCGTGCTCGTCCACGAACTCGCCCACACCATCGCCGCCCTGCGCTACAAACTGCCGGTGCGCCGCATCCAGCTCCAGTTCTTCGGCGGCGTCTCGGAGAT is from Streptomyces sp. NBC_01314 and encodes:
- a CDS encoding response regulator, whose protein sequence is MAVRVLLVDDQPLLRTGFRMILEAEQDIAVVGEAGDGLQALEQVRALQPDVVLMDIRMPRMDGVEATRQITGPGRDGPAKVLVLTTFDLDEYVVEALRAGASGFLLKDAPANELVQAIRVVANGEAMLAPSITRRLLDKYAVHLPSGDEQVPDTLHTLTDREVEVLKLVARGLSNAEIAADLFVSETTVKTHVGHVLTKLGLRDRVQAAVYAYESGLVRPGAQ
- a CDS encoding RecB family exonuclease, whose translation is METSTDGAGTVPVGGEDGRPAVRAAAPPASLSPSRASDFMQCPLLYRFRVIDRLPEKPSEAATRGTLVHAVLERLFDAPAAERTAPRARSLVPGQWDRLRETRPEVVELFADDAEGERLARWLAEAEQLVERWFTLEDPTRLEPAERELFVEAELDSGLRLRGIIDRVDVAPTGEVRIVDYKTGKAPRPEYAEGALFQMKFYALVVWRLKRVVPRRLQLVYLGSGDVLTYDPVIADLERVERKLLALWEAIRLATETGEWRPRPTKLCGWCDHRSVCPEFGGTPPPYPLQVRSPESADDGQGRMGPD
- a CDS encoding site-2 protease family protein, with the protein product METSGGSGQPRSDSDEAPERAHRDATEPPAENGAPTPAPAHPTPDEHIPTSETPRATDTPEEPGDSETPGASNSSGDAEEDAEEQDATEQHGTAEVPGASRTPGGPESATPSETPAHTQSPAPADRPPSTAADEPPTNSADKPSAGPADQASPDAVDEPSADSASEPPADSAAPAASADLEKAPEDEPERTAAFARPHAHSDAAPKPPGRPKDPGGGILMGRPFGVPVYVAPSWFLVAALITWVFGGQLDRVLPELGALRYLVALFFAVAFYASVLVHELAHTIAALRYKLPVRRIQLQFFGGVSEIEKESETPGREFVLAFVGPLLSLILAGVFYVALLAVEPGTVPGVLLAGLMISNLIVAAFNLLPGLPLDGGRMLRAVVWKITGKPMTGTIAAAWVGRALAVSVLIGLPLLTQSGLLGSAAEDSVGMDTVLDALLAAILAAIIWTGAGNSLRMARLREHLPELQARTLTRRAVPVETDTPLSEALRRANEAGARALVIVDLDGEPLSLVREAAIVGVPEHRRPWVAVSGLAQDLTDGMRVSAELAGEDLLDALRAAPASEYLVVEDSGEIYGVLSAADVERAFVKAMARPS